The following are encoded together in the Myxococcus xanthus genome:
- a CDS encoding tetratricopeptide repeat protein gives MSERNDVPRTTVPVAPLPVSGAPASPNAPVTETQAQAATTAPSTAANTRAEDEARERIASLEREAKALSTAEPHTAALLFHEVGLLWEEPLKNPRNAAVAFQNAYKLAPRYLVNIRAARRLFADVGNWQMVLQLIDAELAATDDARHQAALLFEKGIILQERLSRDEESAACLKQCLERRPTDVVVLTQLESVYAARNDALALVEVYRLIAATVQQPSLRAHYLTAAGLLLEERLKQKEGAAALFREAFALDRSDLQLLAAMKRLAEREGRVDELLAALGAEAAALGAQAAPAYLQIAKVYERNDRKDDALAALLAARQVSPNEPLVLSELAGIYETQGRFEELSDVLLARVGSLNDESELVATNLRLAALYEEVLKRESDAAARYQAIVARIPGHAAALAGLGKLYYRMQDWERLVAVFDAEVAAAEDAKQKAARMYKAAEILEERLGRQEDAISRYNACLQLQPGYLPAQKALTRLYERQGRFAELVAMYEQDLLQTSDRDQLITTLNKMAVVYEDRLGDLDHAIECMKRILDLASDHLPTIRNLARLYERASRFRELLETHDLEASLAGDTKQVLSLLHRNAEILDENLKDRAGAISAYERVLALSPSYLPALKALGRLYAQDGRWEKLVDMYRAESESSASTEQAAALIYKIGELYEQRLNQDNEAIASYNEALMLAPSYFPALRALARIYRAQAAWESLVEVLRAEAANRTDPLERANALYQAAAIWEEQLLRPELAIDTYQEVLRLTPGHAATLRALERLYLAQDNVKELVGILDRETQVGSTSAAKVTAYLKLARLYLDRFQEPSRAAQCCEAVLALDAGNLTALTLLERIRASDRPRRAELRQRIADRVNDPRLAMALRLSAAVDLDKSPAEGTLEAYKRAFDADPGDARLAFVLERGLRQAGDAAGLARLYTMRLASAQDADEALEMLLRTAELADTRFNDLERAAALYRQALELQPQCLPAMQGARRVALKRGDFAGARAALEAEARVSRDPRGAIEALIGAAKLAVGRLNDADGATALYRQALEKDPLHAGAQAGLEELLAQRGGSADLAALQERRAEAKLAQRDGLAAATAFVSAARLHHTALNDRARALALLEKALSAQPGHPEALELRGALLLEAQQYPEAAAMLSQRVQLGGDPRVLAQFHMTLGNLYASHLNDPSRAAAHYQTVLATLPRHLEALERLAGLHTQARNWAGAVDCLHKLLQQELPPEPRARFTLELARTYDEGLGDAGAATPLYRRALELSPGNPALVDRLVVLYERARNLPELAQLLEAQATGQLAVEPKRAATLRMRAGDLYAGPLSEPARATALYRQVVDGDGTNLQARAVLAELYARDSSSVPMAIEEHRQILRQDPTRVDSLHALFKLWEGLKQLDKAFCAAAALHFLRSANEVELAFYMEARTRLAQEAREALTQTDVDSVLMHPGARGPLLEVLRAMGEHLEKVYPPNFEIVGVNPKADRLKPDSAVYKAIRAVAQVFGVETFEAYQARRGLTVLETTEPMSVCIGQDVVRRFNAREQKFLLGRAALGLLNKTAVLEKLSQGETADLFGSAVRLHAPQFSALGRRNDESVKQLKRAFPRKALKALESPAMSLGDAQKVDLAPWLEALDYSADRAGLLMCGDVAVGLGMVLREDPNFAGARLDTPEPMIQAVREGERLRTILAWTFTDDFFRLRQRLGLGL, from the coding sequence ATGAGCGAGCGCAACGACGTCCCGAGGACCACTGTTCCCGTGGCCCCCCTGCCTGTGTCTGGCGCGCCCGCGAGCCCGAATGCTCCGGTCACGGAGACGCAGGCCCAGGCCGCGACCACCGCCCCCTCGACTGCCGCCAACACCCGCGCCGAGGATGAAGCGCGCGAGCGCATCGCATCCCTGGAGCGCGAGGCCAAGGCCCTCAGCACCGCGGAGCCCCACACGGCGGCGTTGCTCTTCCACGAGGTGGGCCTGCTCTGGGAGGAGCCGCTCAAGAATCCGCGCAACGCCGCGGTGGCGTTCCAGAACGCGTACAAGCTGGCGCCGCGCTACCTCGTCAACATCCGCGCCGCCCGCCGGCTCTTCGCGGACGTGGGCAACTGGCAGATGGTGCTCCAGTTGATCGACGCGGAGCTGGCGGCCACCGACGACGCGCGCCACCAGGCCGCGCTGCTCTTCGAGAAGGGCATCATCCTCCAGGAGCGCCTGTCGCGGGACGAGGAGTCCGCCGCGTGCCTGAAGCAGTGCCTGGAGCGCCGGCCCACGGACGTCGTCGTCCTCACCCAGCTCGAGTCCGTCTACGCCGCGCGCAACGACGCACTTGCGCTGGTGGAGGTGTACCGGCTGATCGCCGCCACCGTGCAGCAGCCTTCGCTGCGCGCGCACTACCTCACCGCCGCGGGCCTGCTGCTGGAGGAGCGGCTGAAGCAGAAGGAAGGCGCCGCGGCCCTGTTCCGCGAGGCCTTCGCGCTGGACCGGTCGGACCTCCAGCTCCTGGCTGCCATGAAGCGGCTGGCCGAGCGCGAAGGCCGCGTGGATGAGCTGCTCGCCGCGCTGGGGGCGGAGGCGGCCGCGCTGGGCGCGCAGGCGGCGCCCGCGTACCTGCAGATCGCCAAGGTCTACGAGCGCAACGACCGCAAGGACGACGCGTTGGCCGCGCTGCTCGCCGCGCGGCAGGTGTCCCCCAACGAGCCGCTGGTGCTGAGCGAGCTGGCCGGAATCTACGAGACGCAAGGCCGCTTCGAGGAGCTGTCGGACGTGCTGCTGGCACGCGTGGGTTCGCTCAACGACGAGAGCGAGCTGGTGGCCACCAACCTCCGGCTGGCGGCGCTGTACGAGGAGGTCCTCAAGCGCGAGTCGGACGCGGCGGCGCGGTATCAGGCCATTGTCGCCCGCATTCCCGGCCACGCGGCCGCGCTGGCGGGCCTGGGCAAGCTGTACTACCGCATGCAGGACTGGGAGCGGCTGGTCGCCGTCTTCGACGCGGAGGTCGCCGCCGCCGAGGACGCGAAGCAGAAGGCCGCGCGCATGTACAAGGCGGCCGAAATCCTGGAGGAGCGGCTGGGACGGCAGGAGGACGCCATCTCCCGCTACAACGCCTGCCTCCAGTTGCAGCCGGGCTACCTCCCCGCGCAGAAGGCCCTCACGCGCCTCTACGAGCGCCAGGGCCGCTTCGCGGAGCTGGTGGCGATGTATGAGCAGGACCTGCTCCAGACAAGCGACCGGGATCAGCTCATCACCACGTTGAACAAGATGGCGGTGGTGTACGAGGACCGCCTGGGCGACCTGGACCACGCCATCGAGTGCATGAAGCGCATCCTCGACCTTGCGTCGGACCACCTGCCCACCATCCGCAACCTCGCGCGGCTCTATGAGCGGGCCAGTCGCTTCCGTGAGCTGCTGGAGACGCACGACCTGGAGGCGTCGCTCGCGGGTGACACCAAGCAGGTGCTGTCGCTGCTGCACCGCAACGCGGAGATTCTCGACGAGAACCTCAAGGACCGCGCGGGCGCCATCTCCGCGTATGAGCGCGTGCTGGCGCTGTCCCCGTCCTATCTCCCCGCGCTCAAGGCGCTGGGCCGGCTGTACGCGCAGGATGGCCGGTGGGAGAAGCTGGTGGACATGTACCGGGCGGAGTCGGAGAGCTCCGCCTCCACCGAGCAGGCCGCCGCGCTCATCTACAAGATTGGCGAGCTGTACGAGCAGCGGCTGAACCAGGACAACGAGGCCATCGCTTCGTACAACGAGGCGCTGATGCTGGCGCCCAGCTACTTCCCGGCGCTGCGCGCGCTGGCCCGCATCTACCGCGCGCAGGCCGCGTGGGAGAGCCTGGTGGAGGTGCTGCGCGCCGAAGCCGCCAACCGCACCGACCCGCTGGAGCGCGCCAACGCCCTCTACCAGGCGGCGGCCATCTGGGAGGAGCAGCTGCTTCGGCCCGAGCTGGCCATCGACACGTATCAAGAGGTGCTGCGCCTGACGCCGGGCCATGCCGCCACGCTTCGCGCGCTGGAGCGGCTGTACCTGGCGCAGGACAACGTGAAGGAGCTGGTCGGCATCCTGGACCGCGAGACGCAGGTGGGCAGCACGTCCGCGGCGAAGGTGACGGCGTACCTGAAGCTGGCGCGGCTGTACCTGGACCGCTTCCAGGAGCCCTCCCGCGCGGCCCAGTGCTGCGAGGCCGTGCTGGCGCTGGACGCCGGCAACCTCACCGCCCTCACGCTACTGGAGCGCATCCGCGCCTCGGACCGGCCGCGCCGCGCCGAGCTGCGCCAGCGCATCGCCGACCGGGTGAACGACCCGCGGTTGGCCATGGCCCTGCGGCTGTCCGCCGCGGTGGACTTGGACAAGAGCCCCGCCGAGGGCACGCTGGAGGCCTACAAGCGCGCATTCGATGCCGACCCGGGCGATGCGCGGCTGGCCTTCGTGCTGGAGCGAGGCCTGCGGCAGGCGGGTGACGCCGCGGGGCTGGCGCGCCTGTACACCATGCGGCTGGCATCCGCGCAGGACGCCGACGAGGCCCTGGAGATGCTGCTGCGCACCGCCGAGCTGGCGGACACGCGCTTCAACGACTTGGAGCGGGCGGCGGCGCTGTACCGGCAGGCCCTGGAGCTCCAGCCGCAGTGCCTGCCCGCGATGCAGGGAGCTCGCCGCGTGGCCTTGAAGCGGGGCGACTTCGCGGGAGCCCGCGCCGCCCTGGAGGCCGAGGCCCGGGTGTCGCGCGATCCGCGTGGCGCCATCGAGGCGCTCATCGGCGCGGCGAAGCTGGCCGTGGGCCGGCTGAATGACGCGGACGGCGCCACGGCGCTGTACCGGCAGGCGCTGGAGAAGGATCCGCTGCACGCGGGCGCTCAGGCGGGCTTGGAGGAACTGCTGGCGCAGCGCGGTGGCTCCGCGGACCTGGCGGCCCTGCAAGAGCGGCGCGCCGAAGCGAAGCTTGCGCAACGGGACGGACTGGCGGCGGCCACGGCGTTCGTCAGCGCGGCGCGGCTGCACCACACCGCGCTGAATGACCGCGCGCGGGCGCTGGCCCTGCTGGAGAAGGCCCTGTCCGCGCAGCCGGGGCACCCGGAGGCGCTGGAGCTGCGTGGCGCGCTCTTGCTGGAGGCGCAGCAGTACCCCGAGGCCGCGGCCATGCTGAGCCAGCGCGTGCAGCTCGGCGGCGACCCGCGCGTCCTGGCGCAGTTCCACATGACGCTGGGGAACCTGTACGCGTCGCACCTCAATGACCCGAGCCGGGCCGCGGCGCACTACCAGACGGTGCTGGCCACCCTGCCCCGTCACCTGGAGGCGCTGGAGCGCCTGGCCGGGCTGCACACGCAGGCGCGCAACTGGGCGGGCGCGGTGGACTGCCTGCACAAGCTGCTCCAGCAGGAGCTGCCGCCGGAGCCGCGCGCCCGCTTCACGCTGGAGCTGGCGCGTACGTATGACGAAGGGCTGGGCGACGCGGGCGCGGCCACCCCGCTCTACCGCCGCGCGCTGGAGCTGTCCCCGGGCAACCCCGCCCTGGTGGACCGGTTGGTGGTCCTCTACGAGCGCGCTCGGAACCTGCCGGAGCTGGCGCAGTTGCTGGAGGCCCAGGCCACGGGCCAGTTGGCCGTGGAGCCCAAGCGCGCCGCGACGCTGCGGATGCGGGCCGGGGACCTGTACGCGGGTCCGCTGTCCGAGCCTGCTCGCGCCACCGCGCTGTACCGGCAGGTGGTGGATGGTGATGGCACCAACCTCCAGGCCCGCGCGGTGCTCGCGGAGCTGTACGCGCGGGACTCGTCATCGGTGCCGATGGCCATCGAGGAGCACCGGCAGATTCTCCGGCAGGACCCGACGCGGGTGGACAGCCTGCACGCGCTGTTCAAGCTCTGGGAGGGCCTGAAGCAGCTCGACAAGGCGTTCTGCGCGGCGGCGGCGCTGCACTTCCTGCGCTCCGCCAACGAGGTGGAGCTGGCCTTCTACATGGAGGCCCGCACGCGGCTGGCGCAGGAGGCGCGCGAGGCGCTGACGCAGACGGATGTGGACTCGGTGCTGATGCACCCGGGGGCCCGGGGCCCGCTGCTCGAGGTGCTGCGCGCGATGGGCGAGCACCTGGAGAAGGTGTACCCGCCCAACTTCGAAATCGTGGGCGTCAATCCGAAGGCGGACCGGCTCAAGCCGGACTCGGCCGTGTACAAGGCCATCCGCGCCGTGGCGCAGGTGTTCGGCGTGGAAACCTTCGAGGCCTACCAGGCGCGGCGCGGGCTCACGGTGCTGGAGACCACGGAGCCCATGTCGGTGTGCATTGGCCAGGACGTGGTGCGGCGCTTCAACGCGCGCGAGCAGAAGTTCCTCCTGGGCCGCGCGGCGCTGGGGCTGCTCAACAAAACCGCGGTGCTGGAGAAGCTGTCCCAGGGCGAGACGGCGGACCTCTTCGGCAGCGCCGTCCGCCTGCACGCGCCGCAGTTCAGCGCGCTGGGCCGGCGCAACGACGAGTCGGTGAAGCAGCTCAAGCGGGCCTTCCCGCGCAAGGCGCTCAAGGCGCTGGAGAGTCCGGCGATGTCGCTGGGCGACGCACAGAAGGTGGACCTGGCGCCCTGGCTGGAGGCCCTCGACTACTCGGCGGACCGCGCGGGCCTGCTGATGTGCGGCGATGTGGCGGTGGGCCTGGGCATGGTGCTGCGCGAGGACCCGAACTTCGCGGGTGCCCGGCTGGATACGCCCGAGCCCATGATCCAGGCCGTGCGCGAAGGTGAGCGCCTGCGCACGATTCTGGCGTGGACCTTCACGGACGACTTCTTCCGGCTGCGCCAGCGGCTGGGACTGGGGCTGTAG
- a CDS encoding GNAT family N-acetyltransferase, whose protein sequence is MPNTKALEMSHLASNGPVLETQRLILRPPLAEDLDGFAALSADPESARFIGGVQPRAMAWRTLCVMAGSWSLQGFAMFSVLEKSTGAWVGRVGPWQPEGWPGTEIGWGLLREYWGRGYATEATAATMDWAFDHLGWTDVIHCIVPENTPSQQVALRLGSRVLGQAHLPPPHDMLRVDRWGQSRDEWRARRK, encoded by the coding sequence ATGCCAAACACAAAGGCGCTTGAAATGTCTCACCTGGCAAGCAATGGCCCCGTACTCGAAACACAGCGTCTCATCCTCCGGCCGCCCCTGGCCGAGGACCTGGATGGCTTCGCGGCGCTATCGGCCGACCCGGAGTCGGCGCGTTTCATCGGAGGGGTCCAGCCGCGCGCGATGGCGTGGCGCACCCTGTGTGTGATGGCGGGCTCGTGGTCGCTCCAGGGCTTCGCGATGTTCTCCGTGCTGGAGAAGTCCACGGGCGCGTGGGTGGGGCGAGTGGGCCCGTGGCAGCCGGAGGGCTGGCCAGGAACGGAGATTGGCTGGGGCCTGCTCCGCGAGTACTGGGGCCGGGGCTACGCCACGGAGGCGACGGCGGCGACCATGGACTGGGCCTTCGACCACCTCGGCTGGACCGACGTCATCCACTGCATCGTGCCAGAGAACACCCCGTCCCAGCAGGTCGCGCTCCGGCTGGGGTCGCGCGTGCTGGGACAGGCACACCTGCCACCGCCGCACGACATGCTCCGCGTCGACCGCTGGGGGCAGAGCCGCGACGAGTGGCGTGCTCGGCGGAAGTAG
- a CDS encoding DUF4136 domain-containing protein yields the protein MRLLFRITPVLLGLALAACSGIRVNTNYDPTAVERIDDFRRYAWLPQPQGKDARVYNDIIDVRVRMAVDQELKARGYQRVDMSEDPDFLVGWQGAINTKVSVDTVDSFYGYPWGPYWSPWSSFYGPYGYPYGMGGPRTYVREYDVGTLILDGVDAREQRLVWRGTAQAELHRNLSPDALQKKINDAVHKMLSRFPPRPEAS from the coding sequence ATGCGGCTGTTGTTCCGAATCACCCCCGTGCTGTTGGGGCTGGCGCTGGCGGCCTGCTCGGGCATCCGCGTCAACACCAACTATGACCCCACGGCCGTCGAGCGCATCGATGACTTCCGCCGGTACGCCTGGCTGCCGCAGCCCCAGGGCAAGGACGCCCGCGTCTACAATGACATCATTGACGTGCGCGTGCGCATGGCGGTGGACCAGGAGCTGAAGGCCCGTGGCTACCAGAGGGTGGACATGAGCGAGGACCCGGACTTTCTCGTGGGGTGGCAGGGCGCCATCAACACCAAGGTGTCTGTCGACACGGTGGACTCCTTCTATGGCTACCCCTGGGGCCCATACTGGAGCCCCTGGAGTTCCTTCTACGGACCCTACGGCTATCCGTACGGGATGGGGGGCCCGCGCACCTATGTCCGCGAATACGACGTGGGCACGCTCATCCTCGACGGCGTGGATGCCCGGGAGCAGCGGCTGGTCTGGCGCGGCACGGCCCAGGCGGAGCTCCACCGCAACCTGTCGCCCGATGCACTCCAGAAGAAGATCAACGACGCCGTGCACAAGATGCTGTCGCGCTTCCCGCCCCGCCCGGAAGCGTCCTGA
- a CDS encoding M13 family metallopeptidase — translation MTHPHRRFPGARHVLVSACTTALLTSCASSTSAEKAEPPAPVATAPAEAPASKPKPTYGTFGFDTPGMDRDIVPGNDFYGFANGTWVKRTEIPPDRSSYNMFTTLAEQADQRNRELIEEQRQAPEGSEARKVGDIFASFMDEAAIEAKGVAPLKPELERIAAIGQRKQLATVLGATLRADVDALNMGDVTTDRLFGLWVAEDLNEPSRYAPYLLQGGLWLPDRDYYLVDNPRFTELRKSYQAHIAAMLKLAGFDDVEARAGRVFALERKMAQAHVSQVDTRDISKANNPWPRAEFVKRAPGLAWKEFFDAAGLGTQEQVIVWQPSALTALSKLAQSEPLQAWKDYLAFHAVARAAPYLPKAFVDESFAFNGKTLSGTPAQKERWKRGVDATNLSMGEAVGKLYVAKYFPPEVKAEAEAMVRNIITAFEKRIDALTWMSPETRTRAKEKVGTLQASIGHPEKWRDYSGLDIVAGDAYGNAERAVRFEYQRNVAKLGQPVDRKEWYMVPQLVNALNSPQQNSIIFPAAILQPPFFDANADPAVNYGGIGAVIGHEIVHSFDDVGAKFDARGKLENWWTKEDEAKFQAAGKALAAQYNDYRPLPDLSVNGELTLGENIADMAGVAVAYDAYQLSLGGKPAPVIDSYTGDQRFFLGFGQVWRAKYREPYLRRIIMTDGHAPGPYRTATVRNLDAWYGAFDVKPGQTLFLTPEQRVRIW, via the coding sequence TTGACACATCCCCATCGACGTTTCCCCGGCGCCAGGCATGTGCTGGTCTCCGCGTGCACCACTGCGCTGCTCACCTCCTGCGCGTCTTCCACCTCCGCGGAGAAAGCAGAACCGCCCGCGCCTGTCGCCACGGCGCCCGCCGAGGCCCCCGCGTCCAAGCCGAAGCCCACGTATGGGACCTTCGGCTTCGATACCCCCGGCATGGACCGCGACATCGTGCCGGGCAACGACTTCTACGGCTTCGCCAACGGCACCTGGGTGAAGCGGACGGAGATTCCGCCGGACCGCTCCAGCTACAACATGTTCACCACGCTGGCGGAGCAGGCGGACCAGCGCAACCGCGAGCTCATCGAGGAGCAGCGCCAGGCCCCCGAGGGCAGCGAAGCCCGGAAGGTGGGCGACATCTTCGCCAGCTTCATGGATGAGGCGGCCATCGAGGCCAAGGGCGTGGCGCCGCTCAAGCCGGAGCTGGAGCGCATCGCCGCCATCGGGCAGCGCAAGCAACTGGCCACGGTGCTGGGCGCCACCCTCCGCGCGGACGTGGACGCGCTCAACATGGGCGACGTCACCACGGACCGGCTCTTCGGCCTCTGGGTGGCCGAGGACCTGAACGAGCCGTCGCGCTACGCCCCCTACCTGCTGCAAGGCGGCCTGTGGCTGCCCGACCGGGACTACTACCTGGTCGACAACCCGCGCTTCACGGAGCTGCGCAAGAGCTACCAGGCGCACATCGCGGCCATGCTGAAGCTGGCCGGCTTCGATGACGTGGAGGCCCGCGCGGGCCGCGTCTTCGCCCTGGAGCGAAAGATGGCCCAGGCGCACGTGTCGCAGGTCGACACGCGGGACATCTCCAAGGCGAACAACCCCTGGCCGCGCGCGGAGTTCGTGAAGCGCGCGCCCGGCCTCGCCTGGAAGGAGTTCTTCGACGCCGCGGGCCTGGGCACGCAGGAGCAGGTCATCGTCTGGCAGCCGAGCGCGCTGACGGCCCTGTCGAAGCTCGCCCAGAGCGAGCCCCTGCAGGCGTGGAAGGATTACCTGGCCTTCCACGCGGTGGCTCGCGCGGCCCCGTACCTGCCCAAGGCCTTCGTCGACGAGAGCTTCGCCTTCAACGGCAAGACGCTGAGCGGAACGCCCGCCCAGAAGGAGCGCTGGAAGCGTGGCGTGGACGCCACCAACCTCTCCATGGGCGAGGCGGTGGGCAAGCTCTACGTCGCGAAGTACTTCCCGCCGGAGGTGAAGGCGGAAGCGGAGGCCATGGTCCGCAACATCATCACCGCGTTCGAGAAGCGCATCGACGCGCTGACGTGGATGTCGCCCGAGACGCGGACCCGCGCCAAGGAGAAGGTGGGCACGCTCCAGGCAAGCATCGGCCACCCGGAGAAGTGGCGTGACTACTCGGGGCTCGACATCGTGGCCGGTGACGCCTACGGCAACGCCGAGCGCGCCGTCCGCTTCGAGTACCAGCGCAACGTCGCCAAGCTGGGTCAGCCCGTGGACCGGAAGGAGTGGTACATGGTCCCGCAGTTGGTGAACGCGCTGAACTCACCGCAGCAGAACTCCATCATCTTCCCGGCCGCCATCCTGCAGCCGCCCTTCTTCGACGCGAACGCGGACCCGGCCGTCAACTACGGCGGCATCGGCGCGGTCATCGGTCACGAAATCGTCCACAGCTTCGACGACGTGGGCGCCAAGTTCGACGCGCGCGGCAAGCTGGAGAACTGGTGGACGAAGGAGGACGAAGCGAAGTTCCAGGCCGCGGGGAAGGCCCTGGCGGCCCAGTACAACGACTACCGCCCGCTGCCGGACCTGTCTGTGAATGGCGAGCTGACGCTGGGTGAGAACATCGCGGACATGGCGGGGGTGGCGGTGGCCTATGACGCCTACCAGCTCTCCCTGGGCGGCAAGCCCGCGCCTGTCATCGACAGCTACACCGGTGACCAGCGCTTCTTCCTCGGCTTCGGCCAGGTATGGCGCGCCAAGTACCGCGAGCCGTACCTGCGCCGCATCATCATGACGGACGGCCACGCGCCGGGCCCGTACCGCACCGCCACCGTTCGCAACCTCGATGCCTGGTATGGCGCGTTCGATGTCAAGCCCGGGCAGACGCTGTTCCTGACTCCCGAGCAGCGCGTCCGCATCTGGTAG
- a CDS encoding TetR/AcrR family transcriptional regulator: MPRPRASRLDPERRQTLLAVAAEEFAEHGFDGASYNRILERAGFSKGVAYYYFEGKDDLYAAVLALTLDTLAQRFGAWHRPADADGFWRTLRERYFALTTHIVNDERSARLLRSMSQARTHPKLQAAWLRFEGPLVAWFQRVLADGRALGAVRGDVPESLLLTSLMGIGQVTDGWLLEQWAHSGVPALQRGAEQVFSLFEDLLVPRPVGPPPAKRR, translated from the coding sequence ATGCCCCGTCCCCGCGCCAGCAGGCTCGACCCCGAGCGCAGACAGACACTCCTCGCCGTGGCCGCGGAGGAGTTCGCGGAGCACGGCTTCGATGGGGCCTCCTACAACCGCATCCTGGAGCGCGCGGGCTTCTCGAAGGGGGTCGCGTACTACTACTTCGAGGGCAAGGACGACCTTTATGCCGCCGTGCTGGCCCTCACGTTGGACACGCTGGCGCAGCGATTCGGGGCCTGGCATCGGCCCGCGGACGCGGACGGCTTCTGGCGCACCCTGCGTGAGCGGTACTTCGCGCTGACGACGCACATCGTGAACGACGAGCGCTCGGCCCGGCTTCTCCGAAGCATGTCGCAGGCGCGCACCCATCCGAAGCTTCAGGCGGCGTGGCTGCGCTTCGAAGGGCCGCTGGTGGCGTGGTTCCAGCGCGTCCTGGCGGACGGGCGCGCGCTGGGCGCGGTGCGTGGCGATGTGCCGGAGTCCCTGCTGCTGACGTCCCTCATGGGTATCGGACAGGTCACGGATGGGTGGCTGCTCGAACAGTGGGCGCACAGCGGCGTGCCGGCGCTCCAGCGCGGGGCGGAGCAGGTGTTCTCCCTCTTCGAGGACCTGCTGGTCCCCAGGCCCGTGGGCCCGCCTCCCGCGAAGCGGCGCTGA
- a CDS encoding aromatic ring-hydroxylating oxygenase subunit alpha: MNEATGSKHAEQWAAHWYAVARSPALGTGRPLGIQRLGRRLVLWRDAAGEAHCADAACPHRGADLGLGRVRQGALECPYHGFRYGGGGACLAMPCEGPDAKPSRGLALRMHPVREAHGFIWAWLGGRAPASLPALPWLADAPEPDSSSAAVEEVWNARFTRVMEGMMDLHHFPFAHRRYVPPGYTRLDPYEVHVDAGAIRTVGWLRKETRPPGTGFRFAIDVGYPGVLHLRFTPRLVAAVVCTPVDAEHTWIAARFHQQYVRLPGLRWLAARLAIAFEFRFIQPDDYRMVRSSLPRSGALTHGTLIRADRAIVAWHELHRAALGDTPGAS, from the coding sequence ATGAACGAGGCGACAGGCTCGAAGCACGCCGAGCAGTGGGCGGCGCATTGGTACGCGGTGGCGCGGTCACCGGCGCTCGGGACAGGACGGCCCTTGGGAATCCAGCGCCTGGGGCGGCGGCTCGTGCTCTGGCGGGACGCCGCGGGCGAGGCCCACTGCGCGGATGCGGCCTGTCCCCACCGGGGCGCGGACCTTGGGCTCGGACGCGTGCGGCAGGGGGCGCTCGAATGCCCCTACCACGGCTTCCGTTACGGCGGTGGCGGCGCCTGTCTGGCCATGCCCTGTGAGGGGCCTGACGCGAAGCCCTCGCGAGGCCTCGCGCTGCGCATGCATCCGGTGCGAGAGGCGCATGGGTTCATCTGGGCATGGCTGGGGGGCAGGGCGCCCGCGTCCCTTCCCGCGTTGCCCTGGCTCGCGGACGCGCCGGAACCTGATTCGAGCAGCGCCGCGGTGGAGGAGGTCTGGAACGCACGCTTCACCCGGGTCATGGAGGGGATGATGGACCTCCATCACTTTCCCTTCGCGCACCGGCGTTATGTCCCGCCGGGCTACACGCGGTTGGACCCCTATGAGGTCCACGTGGACGCAGGGGCTATTCGCACCGTCGGCTGGCTGCGCAAGGAGACACGTCCGCCTGGGACGGGGTTCCGTTTCGCCATCGACGTGGGCTACCCGGGCGTCCTCCACCTGCGCTTCACGCCCCGGCTGGTCGCCGCCGTCGTCTGCACGCCCGTGGATGCCGAGCACACGTGGATCGCGGCGCGCTTCCACCAGCAATACGTCCGGCTGCCAGGGCTCCGGTGGCTCGCTGCCCGGCTGGCGATTGCGTTCGAGTTCCGCTTCATCCAGCCGGACGACTACCGGATGGTCCGCTCCAGCCTGCCTCGCTCCGGTGCGCTGACTCACGGCACGCTCATTCGGGCGGACCGCGCCATCGTCGCGTGGCATGAGCTGCATCGCGCGGCGCTCGGCGACACTCCTGGCGCATCCTGA